One segment of Grus americana isolate bGruAme1 chromosome 23, bGruAme1.mat, whole genome shotgun sequence DNA contains the following:
- the UTP11 gene encoding probable U3 small nucleolar RNA-associated protein 11, whose product MSAAFRKAAKSGQRPHRERAQPAARKKLGLLEKKKDYRLRAADYHKKQNALRALQKKALDKNPDEFYFKMIRAELQDGVHIIKQPKDEVTPEQVKLMRTQDIKYVEMKRVAEAKKIERLKSELHLLDAEGKNPNKHMFFFDTKKEVQEFDIATHLDTVPELVDRVYNRPTVATLQKETLKGATDPAHLKKLAQQRKNQYDLLKQRIEREKAMFVIAQKIQTRKDLLDKAHKVKVKKETTNGPAIYKFKFQRKR is encoded by the exons ATGTCGGCCGCTTTCAGGAAAGCCGCCAAGTCGGGGCAGCGCCCGCACCGCGAGCGGGCACAG CCCGCCGCCCGGAAGAAGCTGGGCTTgctggagaagaagaaggaCTACAGGCTCCGCGCCGC tgaCTAtcacaagaaacaaaatgccCTCAGAGCGCTTCAAAAGAAAGCTCTGGACAAGAATCCCGATGAGTTCTACTTTAAAATGATACGTGCAGAGCTCCAG GATGGAGTTCATATAATAAAGCAGCCAAAGGATGAAGTGACCCCCGAGCAGGTGAAATTGATGAGGACACAGGATATTAAATATGTGGAAATGAAGAGAGTGGCAGAAGCCAAG AAAATCGAGAGGCTGAAGTCTGAGCTCCATCTGCTGGATGCGGAGGGGAAGAATCCCAACAAGCACATGTTCTTTTTTGATACCAAAAAAGAAG TTCAGGAGTTTGATATTGCAACTCATCTGGACACTGTTCCAGAGCTCGTAGATAGAGTGTACAACCGACCAACCGTTGCAACGCTGCAGAAAGAGACACTGAAAGGAGCTACTGATCCTGCCCACTTAAAG aaattaGCTCAGCAAAGGAAGAATCAATATGACCTCCTGAAGCAGCGcattgaaagagaaaaggccATGTTTGTTATTGCACAGAAAATCCAGACACGTAAAGATCTTTTG gACAAAGCTCATAAAGTAAAGGTGAAGAAAGAGACAACAAATGGTCCAGCAATTTACAAATTCAAATTTCAGCGGAAACGTTAG